One Tumebacillus sp. BK434 genomic window carries:
- a CDS encoding glycosyltransferase family 2 protein, which yields MLTLIIPAYNEAENIEAVLDVVVTMPDFQQIVVIDDGSVDGTYDKIKQYPVESIRFDHNRGKGAAIWAGVQFAQHPYIMLLDADLIGLREEHLRSLIEPVVHGDAAMSLGLFGTGRFATDWAQRVAPNLSGQRVLRREVLESLPMLEDARYGVEVALTRHVRHAGLKVAEVPLSELTHRMKEEKLGLVPGFMARMRMYWDIMRVLIR from the coding sequence TTGCTTACCTTGATTATCCCGGCCTATAACGAAGCGGAGAACATCGAAGCTGTGCTCGATGTGGTCGTCACGATGCCCGATTTCCAACAAATAGTTGTGATCGATGACGGTTCGGTCGACGGAACTTATGATAAAATCAAACAGTATCCGGTCGAATCGATCCGTTTTGATCACAACCGCGGCAAAGGTGCCGCGATCTGGGCGGGTGTCCAATTTGCACAGCACCCCTATATCATGCTGCTCGATGCAGATTTGATCGGACTTCGTGAGGAACACTTGCGAAGTCTGATCGAACCTGTGGTTCATGGAGACGCGGCGATGTCGCTCGGCCTGTTTGGCACGGGACGTTTTGCCACCGACTGGGCGCAGCGAGTGGCGCCGAATCTGTCCGGTCAGCGCGTCTTGCGGCGTGAAGTGCTCGAATCTTTGCCGATGTTGGAAGACGCCCGCTACGGCGTGGAAGTGGCGCTCACCCGCCATGTCCGCCACGCGGGGCTGAAGGTGGCCGAAGTGCCGCTCAGTGAGCTGACCCATCGGATGAAAGAGGAGAAATTGGGCCTGGTGCCCGGCTTCATGGCGCGGATGCGAATGTACTGGGACATCATGCGCGTCCTGATACGCTAG
- a CDS encoding PolC-type DNA polymerase III: MSLVDMNGQSLSFFCERLGIQEEQVIAELARGQFEGRAVVNKKDRTVTAKIKLQSRIPVAAYARVQGAFQAYFADVAAQANLRFEYASEETDVLECVRDYWALAVDQVLGEDLSLKGELKEAARLLLDERSIRVPVTSDVIVNRVKQKQYDERLANWLKDHLSLPLIVQLYTDESKRTEAFENFRSLVEEQDRIEGQKAAVAAEEEKRQEAMKGSKGDGAAPEKVELGHPIDDEPTRLKEIQDEMRRVTVLGRIFSVETRELASGRTLFTFNITDNTDSISCKTFSKGDKQLDVLKLLKDGMYLKVRGTVQFDTFAKELVLMVQDLSEQPKPSRKDTAEKKRVELHLHTPMSSLDGVVPVKDLYGQAAKWGHTAIAVTDHGVVQSFPEAYSVAKKNNMKCLLGLEAYVVDDGAAIVHQLKDGTDITIDANTEWIVFDTETTGLNAAENTIIEIAAVKMKGLEIIEEWTELIDPEVPISAKITELTRITNDMVKGKRKLHEVLPDFRAFVGDGVLVAHNAEFDLGFLKASAKRIGMERWNNVALDTLSLARKIYPHEKNYRLGTLAKKFEVDLVNAHRALDDTVALAKIYQFMLKDLEEKGYATLAQLNQNDGQVDYSRIRPFHATILVQNKTGLKNLYKIVSESHTKYFFRVPRVPRSLLTKYREGLLIGSACQQGEVFDSILRGKTEDELKGVAEYYDYLEIQPLLHYKPLLRNESISTLESVKEYQRMIIRVGKELGKPVVATGDVHFLNPEDAIYRDVFLQATNDSNAGDQPPLHFMSTDEMLEAFEYLGPELAEEVVVTNTNLVADMIEDVSPVPDQLYTPKIEGAEDEMRNMCYEKARRLYGDQLPTIVEERLEKELTSIIKHGFAVIYLISHKIVKKSLDDGYLVGSRGSVGSSFVATMSDITEVNPLPPHYRCPSCQYSEFIADGSVGSGFDLPDKDCPKCGQTLEKDGHDIPFETFLGFKGDKVPDIDLNFSGDYQARAHAYTKVLFGEDYVYRAGTIATVAEKTAFGYVKKYAEEKGWNLRNAEMARMVQGCTGIKRTTGQHPGGILVVPDYMDVYDFSPIQFPADDKNAEWKTSHFDFHSIHDNLLKLDILGHDDPTVIRMLQDLTGLDPKKIPTDDPLVMSLFAGTEALTIEPDNPVTPQKIRSKTGTYGIPEFGTKFVRQMLEDTKPSTFSELLQISGLSHGTDVWLNNAQSLIQKGVCKLKDVIGCRDDIMVYLIYAGLEPSFAFKIMESVRKGKGLTPEMEEEMKKHKVPDWYIWSCKQIKYMFPKAHATAYVLMAVRIAYFKVHYPLEFYATYFSVRADDFDLEVMGKGYDAIVAKIEEIEAKGFQAAPKEKALHTVLEMACEMTARGYKFLPLDLYKSDATKFQVVKEENGLRPPFGALAGCGESAAKSVAEAAKQGEFLSIQDLQEKSRVSKTVIELLEAHGCLQGMPESNQLSLF; the protein is encoded by the coding sequence ATGAGTCTTGTGGATATGAATGGGCAAAGTCTCTCTTTTTTTTGCGAACGTTTGGGGATTCAGGAAGAACAGGTGATCGCAGAGCTTGCCCGCGGACAATTTGAGGGACGGGCGGTCGTCAATAAAAAAGACCGCACCGTCACCGCCAAGATCAAGCTGCAAAGCCGCATTCCCGTCGCAGCCTACGCGCGGGTGCAAGGTGCGTTCCAAGCGTATTTTGCCGATGTGGCGGCACAGGCGAACCTGCGCTTTGAATACGCTTCGGAAGAGACCGATGTGCTGGAGTGTGTCCGCGATTATTGGGCGCTGGCGGTCGATCAGGTGCTCGGCGAGGATCTGTCCTTAAAGGGAGAGCTCAAAGAAGCGGCCCGGCTGCTGCTCGATGAGCGTTCGATCCGCGTGCCGGTCACGTCGGATGTCATCGTCAACCGCGTGAAGCAGAAGCAGTATGACGAGCGTTTGGCGAACTGGCTGAAAGACCACTTGAGCCTGCCGCTGATCGTGCAGCTGTACACCGATGAGAGCAAGCGCACCGAAGCGTTTGAGAACTTCCGTTCCCTGGTCGAAGAGCAAGACCGCATCGAGGGACAAAAGGCGGCGGTGGCGGCCGAAGAAGAGAAGCGCCAAGAAGCGATGAAAGGTTCCAAAGGCGACGGCGCGGCGCCGGAGAAGGTCGAGCTCGGCCATCCGATCGACGACGAGCCGACCCGCCTGAAGGAGATCCAAGATGAGATGCGCCGCGTGACGGTGCTCGGCCGGATCTTCTCCGTGGAAACGCGCGAACTGGCCTCGGGCCGCACCTTGTTCACCTTTAACATCACCGACAACACCGACTCGATCTCCTGCAAGACCTTCTCCAAAGGGGACAAGCAACTGGACGTGCTCAAGCTGCTGAAAGACGGGATGTATCTGAAGGTGCGGGGCACGGTGCAGTTTGACACCTTCGCCAAAGAGCTCGTGCTGATGGTGCAGGACTTGTCTGAACAGCCCAAGCCGTCCCGCAAAGACACGGCGGAGAAAAAGCGGGTCGAACTGCATCTGCACACGCCGATGTCCTCGTTGGACGGCGTGGTTCCGGTCAAAGACCTGTACGGCCAGGCGGCCAAATGGGGCCACACGGCGATCGCCGTCACCGACCACGGCGTCGTGCAGTCGTTCCCGGAAGCGTACAGCGTCGCAAAGAAAAACAACATGAAGTGCCTGCTCGGTCTCGAAGCATACGTCGTCGATGACGGGGCGGCGATCGTCCACCAATTAAAAGACGGCACCGACATCACGATCGACGCCAACACCGAATGGATCGTGTTCGACACAGAGACCACCGGTCTGAACGCGGCGGAAAACACGATCATCGAGATCGCAGCCGTGAAGATGAAGGGTCTGGAGATCATCGAAGAGTGGACGGAACTGATCGACCCGGAAGTGCCGATCTCCGCGAAGATCACCGAACTGACCCGCATCACGAACGACATGGTCAAAGGCAAACGCAAGCTGCATGAAGTGCTGCCCGACTTCCGCGCGTTTGTCGGCGACGGCGTGCTGGTGGCGCACAATGCGGAGTTTGACCTCGGCTTCCTGAAAGCGAGCGCTAAGCGCATCGGCATGGAGCGGTGGAACAACGTCGCGCTCGACACTTTGTCGCTGGCCCGCAAGATCTATCCGCATGAGAAGAACTATCGCCTCGGCACCTTGGCGAAAAAGTTCGAAGTCGATCTGGTCAACGCTCACCGCGCGCTCGACGACACGGTGGCGCTGGCGAAGATCTACCAGTTCATGCTGAAAGACCTCGAGGAAAAAGGCTACGCGACCTTGGCGCAACTGAACCAGAACGACGGTCAGGTCGATTACAGCCGCATCCGTCCGTTCCACGCCACGATCCTCGTGCAGAACAAGACCGGTCTGAAGAACCTGTACAAGATCGTCTCCGAGTCGCACACCAAATATTTCTTCCGCGTGCCGCGCGTGCCGCGCAGCCTGCTCACCAAATACCGCGAAGGCCTGCTGATCGGCTCGGCCTGCCAGCAGGGGGAAGTGTTCGACTCCATCCTGCGCGGGAAGACGGAAGACGAGCTGAAGGGTGTCGCCGAATATTACGACTACCTGGAGATCCAGCCGCTTCTGCACTACAAACCGCTCCTGCGCAACGAATCGATCTCCACGCTGGAGTCGGTCAAAGAATACCAGCGCATGATCATCCGCGTCGGCAAAGAGCTCGGCAAGCCGGTCGTGGCGACAGGCGACGTCCACTTCCTCAACCCGGAAGATGCGATCTACCGCGACGTGTTCCTGCAGGCGACGAACGATTCCAACGCCGGAGATCAGCCGCCGCTGCATTTCATGAGCACCGATGAGATGCTCGAAGCGTTCGAGTACCTTGGACCGGAGCTGGCGGAAGAAGTGGTCGTCACCAACACCAACCTTGTCGCCGACATGATCGAAGACGTGTCGCCGGTGCCAGATCAGCTCTACACGCCGAAGATCGAAGGCGCCGAAGACGAGATGCGCAACATGTGCTATGAAAAAGCGCGCCGTCTCTACGGTGACCAGTTGCCGACGATCGTTGAAGAGCGCTTGGAAAAAGAGCTGACGTCGATCATCAAGCACGGATTTGCCGTCATTTATCTCATTTCGCACAAGATCGTCAAGAAGTCGCTCGACGACGGCTATCTCGTCGGGTCGCGGGGGTCTGTCGGCTCGTCGTTCGTGGCGACGATGTCTGACATCACCGAAGTCAACCCGCTGCCGCCGCACTATCGCTGCCCGTCCTGCCAGTACAGCGAATTTATCGCCGACGGTTCGGTCGGCTCCGGCTTCGACCTGCCGGACAAAGACTGCCCGAAGTGTGGACAGACGCTGGAAAAAGACGGCCATGACATTCCGTTCGAAACGTTCCTTGGGTTTAAAGGGGACAAGGTTCCTGATATCGATTTGAACTTCTCCGGGGATTACCAGGCGCGGGCGCATGCCTACACCAAGGTGCTGTTCGGGGAGGATTACGTATACCGTGCCGGGACGATCGCAACCGTCGCGGAAAAGACGGCATTTGGCTACGTGAAGAAATACGCGGAAGAAAAGGGCTGGAATCTGCGCAACGCCGAGATGGCGCGGATGGTGCAGGGCTGTACCGGCATCAAGCGTACGACCGGCCAGCATCCGGGCGGGATTCTCGTCGTGCCGGACTACATGGACGTGTACGATTTCAGCCCGATCCAGTTCCCGGCCGACGATAAGAACGCGGAGTGGAAAACGTCGCACTTCGACTTCCATTCCATCCATGACAACCTGCTCAAGCTCGATATTCTGGGGCACGATGACCCGACCGTCATCCGCATGCTCCAAGACTTGACCGGACTCGACCCGAAGAAGATACCGACCGACGATCCGTTGGTGATGTCTTTGTTCGCCGGCACGGAAGCCTTGACGATCGAGCCGGACAACCCGGTCACACCGCAAAAGATCCGCTCGAAGACGGGCACGTACGGCATCCCGGAGTTCGGAACGAAGTTCGTGCGCCAGATGCTCGAGGACACCAAGCCGAGCACGTTCTCGGAGCTTCTGCAGATCTCCGGACTGTCGCATGGGACGGACGTCTGGCTGAACAACGCGCAGTCGCTGATCCAAAAAGGTGTCTGCAAGCTGAAAGACGTCATCGGCTGCCGCGACGACATCATGGTCTACCTGATCTACGCCGGCCTCGAACCTTCCTTCGCCTTCAAGATCATGGAGAGCGTGCGGAAAGGGAAAGGCCTGACGCCGGAGATGGAAGAAGAGATGAAGAAGCACAAAGTGCCGGACTGGTACATCTGGTCCTGCAAGCAGATCAAGTACATGTTCCCGAAGGCGCACGCGACCGCGTATGTGCTGATGGCGGTGCGGATCGCCTACTTTAAGGTCCACTATCCGCTGGAATTTTATGCAACCTACTTCTCCGTCCGCGCCGATGACTTCGATCTCGAAGTGATGGGCAAAGGCTACGACGCGATCGTCGCCAAGATCGAAGAGATCGAAGCAAAAGGCTTCCAGGCAGCTCCGAAAGAAAAAGCGCTGCACACGGTGCTGGAGATGGCCTGCGAGATGACCGCGCGGGGCTACAAATTCCTGCCGCTCGACCTTTACAAGTCGGACGCGACGAAGTTCCAGGTCGTCAAAGAAGAAAACGGCCTGCGCCCGCCGTTTGGTGCGCTGGCCGGCTGCGGCGAATCGGCCGCCAAGTCGGTCGCCGAAGCGGCGAAGCAGGGCGAGTTCCTGTCGATTCAAGATCTGCAGGAGAAATCCCGCGTTTCCAAAACGGTGATAGAGCTGCTCGAAGCGCACGGCTGCCTGCAGGGGATGCCAGAGAGCAACCAGCTCTCCCTGTTTTAG
- the rimP gene encoding ribosome maturation factor RimP translates to MTKRKVTEIVEELATPIVEGEGLELVDVEYKKEGANWFLRVFIDKPEGVDIDDCGRVSEKLSDMLDEVDPIPTSYFLEVSSPGAERPLKKPADYERAVGKHVYITTYEPIDGQKTFEGVLEAYDGENLTVKEAKSAKTLKLEAVASARLAVAF, encoded by the coding sequence ATGACGAAGCGTAAAGTTACAGAAATCGTAGAAGAACTCGCAACCCCCATCGTCGAGGGTGAAGGTCTCGAACTTGTCGACGTTGAGTATAAAAAGGAAGGCGCCAACTGGTTCCTTCGCGTATTTATCGACAAGCCGGAGGGCGTAGACATTGACGACTGCGGCCGTGTTAGCGAAAAATTGTCCGACATGCTGGATGAAGTCGATCCGATTCCGACCAGCTACTTCTTGGAAGTCTCCAGTCCTGGTGCGGAACGGCCTCTGAAAAAGCCTGCCGATTATGAACGGGCGGTTGGCAAACATGTATACATAACTACGTACGAACCGATTGATGGACAGAAAACGTTCGAGGGTGTGCTGGAAGCGTATGACGGTGAGAACCTGACCGTTAAAGAGGCGAAGTCGGCAAAGACGCTCAAATTGGAAGCGGTCGCGTCGGCGCGCCTGGCCGTCGCTTTCTAA
- the nusA gene encoding transcription termination factor NusA has product MNTEFIDALEQIEREKGISKDLLIEAIEAALISGYKRNFNSAQNVRVDVNRHTGLVKVYARKTVVEEPTDPRLEISLDAAEQIDPGFQIGDIAEIEVTPRDFGRIAAQTAKQVVTQRIREAERGMIYNTFVDREYDIVTGIVQRQDNRFYYVDLGKVEAVLPLTEVMPTEKFTHNDRVKAYITKVEKTTKGPQIMLSRTHPGLLKRLFELEVPEIYEGVVELKSVAREAGYRSKIAVFSRNPEVDPVGSCVGPRGLRVQAIVNELKGEKIDIVKWSEDPKELVANALSPSKVVSVETDEENKVARVVVPDYQLSLAIGKEGQNARLAAKLTNWKIDIKSESQAGEDGDVLPQHAASSDHEEFADENYHAEAADAEEVRD; this is encoded by the coding sequence ATGAATACAGAGTTTATTGATGCTTTAGAGCAGATCGAACGCGAAAAAGGCATTTCCAAAGACCTTTTGATCGAAGCGATCGAAGCTGCGCTCATCTCTGGTTACAAGCGCAACTTTAACTCCGCGCAGAACGTGCGCGTCGACGTCAACCGCCACACCGGCCTGGTAAAAGTCTACGCGCGCAAGACGGTCGTCGAAGAGCCGACCGATCCACGCCTCGAGATTTCGCTGGACGCCGCCGAGCAGATCGACCCGGGCTTCCAGATCGGCGACATCGCCGAGATCGAAGTCACACCGCGCGATTTCGGCCGCATCGCGGCGCAGACGGCGAAGCAAGTTGTCACCCAGCGCATCCGTGAAGCGGAGCGCGGCATGATCTACAATACGTTTGTTGACCGCGAGTATGACATCGTCACCGGTATCGTACAACGTCAGGACAACCGTTTTTATTACGTGGACCTCGGCAAGGTGGAAGCGGTGCTTCCGCTGACCGAAGTGATGCCGACCGAAAAATTTACGCATAACGACCGCGTGAAAGCTTACATCACCAAGGTCGAGAAGACGACAAAAGGTCCGCAGATCATGCTCTCCCGCACCCATCCGGGCCTGCTCAAGCGCCTGTTTGAGCTGGAAGTACCGGAGATTTACGAAGGTGTGGTCGAACTGAAATCGGTCGCTCGCGAAGCGGGTTACCGCTCCAAGATCGCCGTGTTCTCCCGCAACCCGGAAGTCGATCCGGTCGGCTCTTGCGTCGGTCCGCGCGGCTTGCGCGTGCAGGCGATCGTCAATGAGCTGAAAGGCGAGAAGATCGACATCGTCAAGTGGAGTGAAGATCCGAAGGAACTCGTGGCCAACGCCCTGTCTCCTTCGAAGGTCGTCTCCGTCGAGACCGATGAAGAGAACAAGGTCGCGCGCGTGGTCGTGCCCGACTATCAACTCTCGCTCGCGATCGGCAAGGAAGGCCAAAACGCGCGCCTCGCCGCCAAGCTCACCAACTGGAAGATCGACATCAAGAGCGAATCGCAGGCGGGCGAAGACGGCGATGTGCTCCCGCAGCATGCAGCTTCTTCCGATCACGAAGAATTTGCGGATGAGAACTACCACGCAGAAGCTGCGGACGCCGAAGAAGTACGCGACTAG
- a CDS encoding YlxR family protein — protein MQKKIPLRKCVGCQEMKQKRELIRIVYNQAESTVALDPTGKKAGRGAYICRKAECLTPARKKKALERSLKTSVSEEIYDTLARELSLVDEVGPDE, from the coding sequence TTGCAGAAAAAGATCCCTCTTCGCAAGTGCGTTGGTTGTCAGGAGATGAAGCAGAAGCGCGAATTGATTCGCATCGTCTACAACCAAGCAGAGAGTACGGTAGCGCTTGACCCGACCGGCAAGAAGGCCGGCCGGGGAGCCTACATCTGCCGCAAGGCAGAATGCTTAACGCCGGCACGCAAGAAAAAAGCGCTGGAGCGCTCGCTGAAAACGTCAGTATCTGAGGAGATCTACGACACCTTGGCCAGAGAGCTGTCTCTGGTGGATGAGGTGGGCCCTGATGAATGA
- a CDS encoding ribosomal L7Ae/L30e/S12e/Gadd45 family protein — MNDGKIYNLLGLAMRAGALTAGNDACMSSVRSGKAALAVVAGDTGGNAKKKYADKCKHYGVPLVELGTKESLGHAVGKAQNAILVLTDRGFAHRILQLTGENIGGEAH; from the coding sequence ATGAATGATGGGAAGATCTACAACCTTTTGGGACTGGCGATGCGGGCAGGAGCTCTGACAGCAGGAAACGACGCGTGTATGTCCAGTGTGCGTTCCGGTAAAGCAGCCCTGGCCGTCGTTGCAGGTGATACGGGTGGGAATGCCAAGAAGAAGTATGCTGACAAGTGCAAGCACTACGGGGTACCCCTGGTGGAGCTTGGCACAAAAGAAAGCCTTGGCCACGCGGTCGGGAAGGCGCAAAACGCCATCCTCGTGCTCACAGACCGCGGCTTCGCACACCGGATTCTGCAATTGACTGGGGAAAACATCGGGGGTGAAGCACATTGA
- the infB gene encoding translation initiation factor IF-2 codes for MSKLRIYEYAKQQNMSSKEIITILNRVNVPVTNHMSVMDQEMINKVEQHFKDVKAKAVPQKGDTSSKQNGERRNQGYMANENSKGTPSQQSPQAKSENDKDYDNIVDDRVASQPRNERIPKKPIPNKPAGAKPSTGGQSAGNRPSNTGGNRPGGQGGNRPGGQGGNRPGGQGGNRPGGQGGNRGPSNNNRGGNNNNRGGNQNNRGGNNNNRGGGRGGNQQGGHRPAAPKQPELPTKIELMDPLTVKDFAKLVKREPSEIIKKLLFLGIMATINNEIEVDAMTLVAEDYGIEVEVKEPVDEEAVDMLVEEENPEELSERSPIVTIMGHVDHGKTTLLDAIRSTNVTASEAGGITQHIGAYQVEIKGKKITFLDTPGHAAFTTMRARGAQVTDITILVVAADDGVMPQTVEAINHAKAANVPIIVAVNKMDKENANPDRVKQELTEYGLVAEEWGGDTIFVPVSALKRDGLEDILEMVLLVAEVQELKANPDGRPRGTVIEAELDKGRGPVATVLVQNGTLRVGDVVVAGTTYGKVRAMVNDRGRRIKEAGPAMPVEILGLSDVPSAGDPFVVYDDERKASKLVDKRVSKARQEAIGASSRVTLDDLFKQIKEGEIKELNVILKADVQGSVEALRGSLEKIDVEGVRVRVVHQGVGAINESDIILATASNAIVIGFNVRPQPQAEKMGESEKVDVRLYRVIYNAIEEVEAALKGMLDPEFKEVVLGRAEVRQTFKVSKVGTIAGCYVTDGKLVRNAELRVIRDGIVIFEGAFDSLKRFKDDAKEVATGFECGVTIEKFNDLKEGDIIEAFQMEQIKIV; via the coding sequence TTGAGCAAACTGCGGATCTATGAATACGCAAAACAGCAAAATATGTCATCCAAAGAGATCATTACAATCCTAAACCGCGTGAATGTGCCAGTTACCAACCACATGAGCGTCATGGATCAGGAGATGATCAACAAAGTGGAACAGCATTTCAAAGATGTGAAAGCGAAAGCAGTACCACAAAAAGGGGATACGTCCTCAAAACAAAATGGAGAACGGAGAAATCAGGGATATATGGCAAATGAGAATTCGAAAGGGACCCCGTCGCAACAGTCTCCTCAGGCGAAATCTGAGAACGATAAAGACTACGATAACATCGTAGATGACCGCGTGGCTTCCCAGCCGCGCAATGAGCGCATTCCGAAGAAACCGATTCCGAACAAGCCGGCCGGCGCGAAGCCGAGCACCGGCGGCCAAAGCGCCGGCAACCGCCCGAGCAACACCGGCGGCAACCGTCCGGGTGGTCAGGGCGGTAACCGTCCGGGCGGTCAGGGCGGTAATCGTCCGGGCGGCCAAGGCGGCAATCGTCCGGGTGGCCAAGGCGGCAACCGCGGCCCGAGCAACAACAACCGCGGCGGAAACAACAACAATCGCGGCGGCAATCAAAACAACCGTGGCGGGAACAACAACAACCGCGGCGGCGGACGCGGCGGCAACCAGCAGGGCGGACATCGCCCGGCAGCGCCGAAACAGCCGGAATTGCCGACGAAAATCGAACTGATGGATCCGCTGACCGTCAAGGACTTCGCCAAGCTGGTCAAGCGCGAGCCGTCTGAGATCATCAAAAAGCTGCTCTTCCTCGGCATCATGGCGACGATCAACAACGAGATCGAAGTCGATGCGATGACGCTGGTCGCCGAAGACTACGGCATCGAAGTCGAAGTGAAAGAGCCGGTCGATGAAGAAGCGGTCGACATGCTCGTCGAAGAAGAGAACCCGGAAGAGCTCAGCGAACGCTCCCCGATCGTCACGATCATGGGGCACGTCGACCACGGGAAAACCACGCTGCTCGATGCGATTCGTTCCACGAACGTCACCGCATCGGAGGCAGGCGGCATCACCCAGCACATCGGTGCGTACCAAGTGGAGATCAAAGGCAAGAAGATCACCTTCCTCGACACCCCGGGCCACGCTGCGTTCACCACGATGCGTGCGCGCGGTGCGCAAGTCACCGACATCACCATTCTCGTCGTGGCAGCCGATGACGGCGTCATGCCGCAGACGGTCGAAGCGATCAACCACGCGAAAGCTGCGAACGTGCCGATCATCGTTGCCGTCAACAAGATGGACAAAGAGAACGCCAATCCGGACCGCGTGAAGCAAGAGCTGACCGAATACGGTCTGGTCGCGGAAGAGTGGGGCGGCGACACGATCTTCGTGCCGGTGTCCGCACTGAAGCGTGACGGTCTGGAAGACATCTTGGAAATGGTCCTGCTGGTCGCAGAAGTGCAAGAGCTGAAGGCCAATCCGGATGGCCGCCCGCGCGGTACTGTCATCGAGGCGGAGCTGGACAAAGGCCGCGGTCCGGTTGCGACCGTGCTCGTGCAAAACGGCACCCTGCGCGTCGGCGATGTCGTCGTAGCGGGCACCACCTATGGGAAAGTGCGCGCGATGGTCAACGATCGCGGCCGCCGCATCAAAGAAGCAGGCCCGGCGATGCCGGTGGAAATCCTCGGTCTCTCCGACGTGCCGAGCGCAGGCGACCCGTTTGTCGTCTACGATGATGAGCGCAAGGCGAGCAAGCTCGTCGACAAGCGCGTCTCTAAGGCCCGCCAGGAAGCGATCGGCGCGAGCTCCCGCGTCACGCTGGACGATCTGTTTAAGCAGATCAAAGAAGGCGAGATCAAGGAACTCAACGTCATCTTGAAAGCGGACGTGCAAGGCTCTGTGGAAGCGCTGCGCGGCTCGCTGGAAAAGATCGACGTCGAAGGCGTACGAGTTCGCGTCGTGCACCAAGGCGTCGGCGCGATCAACGAGTCTGACATCATCCTTGCGACCGCATCCAACGCGATCGTCATCGGCTTCAACGTCCGCCCGCAGCCGCAGGCGGAGAAGATGGGCGAATCCGAAAAGGTTGATGTTCGCCTCTATCGCGTCATCTACAACGCGATCGAAGAGGTCGAAGCAGCTCTCAAAGGGATGCTCGATCCGGAATTCAAAGAAGTTGTGCTCGGCCGTGCCGAAGTGCGCCAGACCTTCAAAGTATCTAAGGTCGGCACCATCGCCGGCTGCTATGTCACCGACGGCAAGCTCGTTCGCAACGCCGAACTGCGCGTCATCCGTGACGGCATCGTCATCTTCGAAGGCGCGTTCGATTCGCTCAAGCGATTCAAAGACGATGCCAAAGAAGTGGCGACCGGCTTTGAATGCGGCGTGACCATCGAGAAGTTCAATGACCTCAAAGAAGGCGACATCATTGAAGCCTTCCAGATGGAGCAAATTAAGATCGTATAA
- the rbfA gene encoding 30S ribosome-binding factor RbfA codes for MAKLRVSRVGEQIKKEIVDIVRTEVKDPRVGFVTITEVEASGDLQHATVYVSVLGDEEQRKGTMEALQKAAGFIRAEVGRRVRLRRTPELHFKLDTSLDYSTRIGKVLRDIKEGEKQDESQPETESRI; via the coding sequence ATGGCAAAACTCAGAGTCAGCCGTGTGGGAGAACAGATCAAGAAAGAAATCGTCGACATCGTGCGCACCGAGGTCAAAGACCCGCGCGTCGGATTCGTGACGATCACCGAAGTAGAAGCATCGGGCGACCTGCAGCATGCGACCGTATACGTGTCGGTTCTCGGCGATGAAGAGCAGCGCAAAGGCACGATGGAAGCTTTGCAAAAGGCGGCGGGATTCATCCGCGCCGAGGTCGGACGCCGTGTTCGCCTGCGCCGCACGCCGGAATTGCACTTCAAATTGGACACTTCGCTTGATTACTCCACTCGCATCGGCAAAGTCCTGCGGGATATCAAAGAAGGTGAAAAGCAGGATGAGTCTCAACCTGAAACTGAATCCAGAATATAA